DNA from Arthrobacter sp. SLBN-112:
CAGGGACACGTTCACCGCGGCCACCACTTTGGACCCGTCGTACACAGGAGCGGCTACGGACATCAGGCCCAGCTCCAGTTCCTGGTCCAGCAGGCACCATCCTTGGGCGCGGACGGTTTCCAGGACAGCCAGCAGGTCCTGGACAGAGCCGAGGGCACGCGGTGTCAGCGGTTTGATGTCGGCAGCAGCAAGGTAGGCCTTGAGCTCTGCCGGCGGCAGGTGTGCAAGCAGCACACGGCCCATCGACGTCGCGTAGGCCGGGAAGCGGGTGCCCACCGTGATGCCGATGGTCATGATCCGGCGCGTGGTCACGCGGGCGATGTAGGCGATGTCCGTGCCGTCCAGCACGGCGGCGGAGGTGGACTCCCCCAGTTTGAGCGAGAGCTCCTCCAGGTGCGGCTGCGCCAGCTGCGGCAGGGACAGCCCCGAAAGGTACGCGTACCCCAGCTGGAGGACCTTGGCCGTCAGCGCGAACGTCTTGCCGTCGGTGCGCACATAGCCCAGCTCCACCAGGGTGTGCAGGAACCGGCGTGCGGTGGCCCGGGTCAGACCGGTGCGGCCTGCCACCTCGGTGAGCGTCATGACCGGACGCTCGGCGTCGAAGGCACGGATTACGGCCAGGCCCCGGGCCAGCGACTGGACATACTGGTCGCTGGCCTGGGGGGCGGGCTGGTTATCGGTACCTGCGGCGTCGGTCATGGTTACCAATCCTAGGGCCGTCCTCAGGCGCCGGCTTTGAGGGGAACGGGCACCAGTTCCTGGAGCTCCTCGAGGGTGCAGCCGAAGGTTTCACGGACGGTGACGCCCTCGGGGCCGGTGAGGAACACGGCTTTGTCGGTGTAGACGCGGGTCACGCAGCCGACGCCGGTGATGGGGTAGGTGCAGGACTCGACGATCTTGGAGGCGCCTTCGCGGGTCAGGAGGGTCATCATGACGAAGACGTCCTTGGCCCCGGTAGCCAGGTCCATGGCACCGCCGACGGCGGGAATCGCCCCGGGTGCCCCGGTGTGCCAGTTCGCCAGGTCACCGGTGGCGGATACCTGGAAGGCGCCCAGGACACAGATGTCCAGGTGCCCGCCGCGCATGATCGCGAATGAATCGGCGTGGTGGAAGTAGGACGCCCCGGGGAGCTCGGTCACGGGGATCTTGCCCGCGTTGATGAGGTCGCCGTCGATCTGGTCCCCTTCAGCAGCAGGGCCCATGCCAAGCATCCCGTTCTCCGTGTGGAGGGTGATGTTCTGTTCGTCAGTGAGGTAATTGGAGACCAGGGTGGGCTGCCCGATTCCAAGGTTCACGAAGGAGCCCGGTGCGATGTCCCTGGCCACCAGCCGGGCGAGGTCGTCCCGGCCCAGCGGTGTGGTGGAGGTCTGGAGCGTTGTTGCGGTGCTCATCTCACGCTGCCTTTTCGGTGGTGGTGGAGGTGCCTGCGCCGCTGCCGGCAACCTTGACGATGCTGTTGACGTAGATCCCCGGGGTGACGACGTTCTCCGGGTCCAGCGCGCCCGTGGGGACGATCTCCGAGACCTGGACGATGGTCTGCTTTGCCGCCGCCGCCATGATGGGGCCGAAGTTCCGGGCGGTCTTGCGGTACACCAGGTTGCCCTTGCCGTCGGCCTTGAGGGCCTTGATCAGGGCGACGTCGGCGTGGATGGGGGTTTCGAACACCTGCCATTTGCCGTCCAGGAACCGGGTTTCCTTACCCTCGGCCAGCATGGTGCCGTACCCGGTGGGGGTGAAGAACCCGCCGATTCCAGCCCCGGCAGCCCGGATCCGCTCGGCGAGATTGCCCTGCGGCACCAGCTCCAGCTCGATCTGCCCGGCCTTGTACTTGGCGTCGAAGTGCCAGGAATCGGACTGCCGGGGGAAGGAGCAGATCATCTTCTTCACCCGGCCTTCCTTGATAAGGAGGGCCAGACCCTGGTCACCCTGGCCGGCGTTGTTGTTCACCACGGTCAGGTCCGTGGCGCCGCATTCGAGCAGGGCGTCGATCAGTTCGAACGGCTGCCCGGCGTTGCCGAACCCGCCAATCATCACGGTGGAGCCGTCCTTGATACCGGCCACGGCCTCCTGGACGGAATCTACGAAGTTCAGCATTACTGGTCCTTTCCAGCGGTGACGTTTTCGAGCACGACGGCCAGGCCCTGGCCCACGCCGATGCAGATCGCCGCGACGCCCCAACGTTCGCCGGAGACCTGCAGGGACCGGGCCAGGGTGCCCAGGATCCGGGTTCCGGAAGCACCCAGCGGGTGGCCCATGGCGATGGCCCCGCCGTGCCGGTTCACAATCGAGGGGTCGATGCCCCAGGCGTTGATGCAGGCGAGGGACTGGGCGGCAAAGGCTTCGTTAAGTTCGACGGCGCCCACCTGGTCCCAGCCGATGCCCGCCTTCGCGAGCGCCTTGTTTGCCGCCTCCACGGGGGCGTAGCCGAAGTACTGCGGATCATTCGCATGCGCCCCGCGCCCGGCAATCCGGGCCAGCGGGTCCAGCCCCAGCAGCCCGGCGGCAGCCTCGCTGCCCACCCATGCCGCGGAGGCGCCGTCGGACAACGGCGAAGCATTCCCGGCAGTGACCGTGCCGCCGACCTCGGCGCCCTCGGGCTCGTTACGGAACACGGTCTTCAGGGCGGCGAGCTTCTCGGCGGTGGAGCCTGGCCGAATGCCCTCGTCCCGGACCAGGTCCGTGCCTGGCACCGGCGTCACAAGGTTGTCGTAGAACCCCTCGTCCCATGCCGCAGCGGACAGGTTGTGGGAGTTCGCCGCGAACTCGTCCTGGGCCTGCCGTGTGACGCCGTACTTCTCGCGGAGCCGCTCGGTGGCCTCGCCGAGCGAGATGGTCCACTCCTTGGGCATGGCCTTGTTCACGAGGCGCCAGCCCAGGGTGGTGGAGGCCAGGGTCATGTCACCGGCCGGATAGGGCTTCTCGGTCTTGGGCAGCACCCAGGGCGCGCGGGACATGGACTCGGCCCCGCCCACCAGCATCAGGTCGGCGTCACCGGCGTTGATCTGGCGGGACGCGATGATGGCGGCGTCCAGGGACGATCCGCACAGCCGGTTGACCGTGGTGCCGGGGATGGACACCGGAAGGCCCGCCAGGAGCGTGCCCATGCGGGCGATGTTGCGGTTTTCCTCGCCCGCGCCGTTGGCGTTGCCGAACACCACCTCGTCAATCCGCTCAGGATCAAGGCCGGGGGCGCGCTTCACGGACTCCTTGATCACATGCGCGGCAAGGTCATCCGGACGAACTCCCGCCAAACCGGAGCCGAACTTGCCGAAGGGTGTGCGTACGGCGTCGTACACAAAAGCCTGGTTCATCACTGTTCCTCTACATTTCTGTCTGGTGTGCCCAACTAGGTAGCAGTTGATGTCGTTTTGGGGGCCCATAGCGACATCTGCTGCTACCTAGTTGGGTGGGGTTCGTCGGCGTGGGTGCTGTCGATCTCGCGGAACACCTGCTGTGCTGTCTTGAAGGCGGTGTTGGCGGACGGGACGCCGCAGTAGATGGCGGTCTGCAGCAGGATTTCCTTGATCTCGTCCCTGCTGAGGCCGTTCCGGAGGGCGGCGCGGATGTGCATGGCCAGCTCTTCCCAGTGTCCGTGGGCCACCATGGCGGTGATGGTCACGGCGGAGCGCATCTGGCGCGGAAGCCCGGGCCGGGTCCAGATGCCGCCCCACGCGATGCGGGTGATCATGTCCTGGAAGTCCTCGGTGAAGCCGTCCTTGTTGGTGTTGGCCCGGTCCACGTGGGCGTCACCCAGGACTTCGCGCCGGACCACCATGCCGCCGTCGTAAATTTCCTGGCTGGTGGCGCCGGGCTGGACCACCCCGTGCCGCTCATTGCCGCTCACTTGGCTGCTCCCTGTGATTCGGCCCAGGACATCAGGCTGCGCATCAGGTCTGCCACGTGTGCCGGCGCCTCGGCGGGTGCCAGATGCGCCACGCCCGCAAGCGTGACGGCGGTGGCGGTGCCGCCCCCTGCGGTGATTCCTGCCGCGACTTCTTCCGCCATTTCCGGTGTGGCCACGCCGTCCAGCGCCCCGGCGATGACCTGCGTGGGCACCTTGATGCTGCCGAGTTCACTGCGGACGTCAAAGGCGGCCAGGGCTTCGCAGCAGAAAGCGTAGCTGTAGCGGTCGGCATCGCGCAGGGCGTGCAGGAGGCGGCTGCTGAACTCGGGTTCCCGGTCCATGAAGCCCGGCGCGAACCAGCGCTGCGCGGAGCCCTGGATCATCACGGGAGTGCCCTGGGTGCGGACCGTTTCGGCGCGCTCCAGCCAGCCCTCCGGGGTGCCGATTTTGGCCCCGCTGTTCTGCACGGACAGGCTCTTCAGCCGCTCCCCGTGCTTGATGCCAAGCTGCAGGCCTACGGTGCCGCCCAAGGAGACACCGGCGTAGTGGAATGCCTCACCGGGGGCGATCGAATCGACCAGGTCCACCACGGCGTCCGCGAGGGCCGCGACGTCGAACGTTTCGGTGGCCGCGGGCGAGACACCGTGGCCGGGGAGGTCCCAGGCCACCAGGTCGATGTCAGCGCCGAGCAGGGTGGCCACGCGGTTCCACAGGATGGAGGAGGTGCCCAGGGACGGGCCCGCCACCAGCAGGGGGTGATCGCCCAGGGGTCGCTGGGGTGACAGCAGCGCTGCTTTGAGGGCCGGTTTAGCCACGGGGAGCTCCGTTCGCATCGGGGGTCGGGGATACAAGGTCGGGGTAGGCCGCCAGGATGCGGCGGGAGATTTCGGCCGCCTGGCCAAGGTAGCTGCCGGGGTCCAGGAGTTCTTCCAACCGCTGGTCCGGGACGACGACGGCGGGGACGGCGTCGCGGAGCAGGCTGCGGTAGGTGGCGGCTTGCTCCGTCGCGGGCGCCTGCAGGGTCCGGTCCACCACGTCCTGCAGCTGCTGCTTGCCGCTGCGGCCGTCCTTCCCGTCCAGCAGCGGTGCGACCGCTGCGTTGATGCCCTCAGCCAGCAGCAGCGGGCCGGCGAGATCCAGGTTGCGGCGCATGGCGTCGGGGAAAACCTGCAGCCCTTCGGCCAGTTCGCGGATATGTCCGGCGGCGCCGAGGGCCAAGGCCAGGAGTTGCCGGAGGGCAGGCCACTCGATGTGCCAGGCGCCGTCCGGGCGTTCGTCGTTGAAGGTGGCGGCGGCCAGGTGCAGCTGGGCAGCCAGGCCCGGGGCCTGCAGTGCCGCACTGCGGACCAGGACAGACAGGACGGGGTTTTGCTTCTGCGGCATGGCGGAGGACACCCCGCGCCCGGCAGCGCGCGGCTCGGCCAGCTCGGCCACCTCCGGGCGGCTCAGGAACAGGACGTCCGCGGCGATCTTGCCGAACGCGTCCAGGACCGACGCCAGCGCGTGCCCAAGGGACGTCACGGGCAGGCGGTTGGTGTGCCAGGGAGCCGCTGCAGGGGCCAGGCCCAACTGGGCTGCCAGGGCATCGGCAAGGGTGAAGGGGGTAGCGGAGGAGCCTGCCGTCAGTACGGTTCCGGCCGCGAGCGTTCCGGCGGCCCCGCCGAACTGGACCGGGAACTCCAGGCCTTCCAGCTGCCGGCCGGCGGCGGCCACGCCCTGGAACCACTGCGCAGCCCGCAACCCGAAGGTATAGGGAAGCGAATGCTGGGTCAGGCTCCTGCCCACGCACAGTGTGCCTTCATGT
Protein-coding regions in this window:
- a CDS encoding 3-oxoacid CoA-transferase subunit B, whose product is MSTATTLQTSTTPLGRDDLARLVARDIAPGSFVNLGIGQPTLVSNYLTDEQNITLHTENGMLGMGPAAEGDQIDGDLINAGKIPVTELPGASYFHHADSFAIMRGGHLDICVLGAFQVSATGDLANWHTGAPGAIPAVGGAMDLATGAKDVFVMMTLLTREGASKIVESCTYPITGVGCVTRVYTDKAVFLTGPEGVTVRETFGCTLEELQELVPVPLKAGA
- a CDS encoding 3-oxoacid CoA-transferase subunit A; this encodes MLNFVDSVQEAVAGIKDGSTVMIGGFGNAGQPFELIDALLECGATDLTVVNNNAGQGDQGLALLIKEGRVKKMICSFPRQSDSWHFDAKYKAGQIELELVPQGNLAERIRAAGAGIGGFFTPTGYGTMLAEGKETRFLDGKWQVFETPIHADVALIKALKADGKGNLVYRKTARNFGPIMAAAAKQTIVQVSEIVPTGALDPENVVTPGIYVNSIVKVAGSGAGTSTTTEKAA
- the pcaC gene encoding 4-carboxymuconolactone decarboxylase produces the protein MSGNERHGVVQPGATSQEIYDGGMVVRREVLGDAHVDRANTNKDGFTEDFQDMITRIAWGGIWTRPGLPRQMRSAVTITAMVAHGHWEELAMHIRAALRNGLSRDEIKEILLQTAIYCGVPSANTAFKTAQQVFREIDSTHADEPHPTR
- a CDS encoding lyase family protein, with amino-acid sequence MTNAAPGNLRAFAEEADAGLLSPVSASPLVAALTGDRAVLAAILAVESAWAAVLQRASLAPAGSAAVVVSAAEARRYDLADIALRAQGGGNPVIPLLADLRKNVAALDTAGVGAGKAVHTSLTSQDVLDSALMLVARNTVHAVVADLKATTTALAALAGQHEGTLCVGRSLTQHSLPYTFGLRAAQWFQGVAAAGRQLEGLEFPVQFGGAAGTLAAGTVLTAGSSATPFTLADALAAQLGLAPAAAPWHTNRLPVTSLGHALASVLDAFGKIAADVLFLSRPEVAELAEPRAAGRGVSSAMPQKQNPVLSVLVRSAALQAPGLAAQLHLAAATFNDERPDGAWHIEWPALRQLLALALGAAGHIRELAEGLQVFPDAMRRNLDLAGPLLLAEGINAAVAPLLDGKDGRSGKQQLQDVVDRTLQAPATEQAATYRSLLRDAVPAVVVPDQRLEELLDPGSYLGQAAEISRRILAAYPDLVSPTPDANGAPRG
- a CDS encoding IclR family transcriptional regulator domain-containing protein yields the protein MTDAAGTDNQPAPQASDQYVQSLARGLAVIRAFDAERPVMTLTEVAGRTGLTRATARRFLHTLVELGYVRTDGKTFALTAKVLQLGYAYLSGLSLPQLAQPHLEELSLKLGESTSAAVLDGTDIAYIARVTTRRIMTIGITVGTRFPAYATSMGRVLLAHLPPAELKAYLAAADIKPLTPRALGSVQDLLAVLETVRAQGWCLLDQELELGLMSVAAPVYDGSKVVAAVNVSLQAQSVEAKPDRDAYLASVAQEIVATAKLISADLTARG
- a CDS encoding thiolase family protein — protein: MNQAFVYDAVRTPFGKFGSGLAGVRPDDLAAHVIKESVKRAPGLDPERIDEVVFGNANGAGEENRNIARMGTLLAGLPVSIPGTTVNRLCGSSLDAAIIASRQINAGDADLMLVGGAESMSRAPWVLPKTEKPYPAGDMTLASTTLGWRLVNKAMPKEWTISLGEATERLREKYGVTRQAQDEFAANSHNLSAAAWDEGFYDNLVTPVPGTDLVRDEGIRPGSTAEKLAALKTVFRNEPEGAEVGGTVTAGNASPLSDGASAAWVGSEAAAGLLGLDPLARIAGRGAHANDPQYFGYAPVEAANKALAKAGIGWDQVGAVELNEAFAAQSLACINAWGIDPSIVNRHGGAIAMGHPLGASGTRILGTLARSLQVSGERWGVAAICIGVGQGLAVVLENVTAGKDQ
- a CDS encoding alpha/beta fold hydrolase, producing the protein MAKPALKAALLSPQRPLGDHPLLVAGPSLGTSSILWNRVATLLGADIDLVAWDLPGHGVSPAATETFDVAALADAVVDLVDSIAPGEAFHYAGVSLGGTVGLQLGIKHGERLKSLSVQNSGAKIGTPEGWLERAETVRTQGTPVMIQGSAQRWFAPGFMDREPEFSSRLLHALRDADRYSYAFCCEALAAFDVRSELGSIKVPTQVIAGALDGVATPEMAEEVAAGITAGGGTATAVTLAGVAHLAPAEAPAHVADLMRSLMSWAESQGAAK